The Torulaspora delbrueckii CBS 1146 chromosome 1, complete genome DNA segment GTAGCTGGGGAGGCTGTAGGGTGTGGCGAAGGAGCCCTTACAACTGGTTGAGCCTCTCCAGTGACCGGAGCCAACTTAGCAGGCGTTTCTCTAGGAGTAGCCACGGCCTCTGTTCCCCCAGACTGCAGCTGCATCGGTGGTTGTTGCCCAGCCATCGAAGATGGTGGTAGCAGAGTACCACCAAAAGTGCTAGAAGTTGTCACTGCAGGCACAACAGGTTGTTGCACAGCCAGTTGAGCCTGTTGCACctgctgttgttgatgGTGAGCCGTAAAGGACGCCAGTTGCCTCCCGTTTTGCTCTAGCTCAATTTTAAGCCTATtaatctcttcctcatacgcatccttcatcttcctaTGGGTTAATTCCAACTCATAAACCGTGTTCCGTATTTGCTGCATCTCTGCTAACTGCTGGTTAATTTTATAATCATAGTCCTTCTGATTTTGTAACCGATAACTATTAGCCTCTTGGGACACCTGCGAAAACTCCTGTCTAATCGCCTCCAGCAGCTCATTGAGCTTAATCTGCGACGCTGCCACCACAGACGACATCTCTACTCTCTCCTAGGCTATTATGCTCTCTTAAAACGAACAAAACCACTTGTTCTTACCGCTTGTAAACTACGTTGAATGGTtattgaagagcttgttTATTCAGTTGTGGAAACTTCGATTAAAAATGCTTTTTTTACCCGGCTGCCAGTCTTAGAAATTTTAAGCTTTAAAGAGCTTTAACCACTATTACAAACTACCGATATACACTCATCATCGGTTGTTGGAGGCTTGTTGGAGGCTGGATGGATGCTTTGACGCAGTATAAGAGGGCTTTACAGGAGCAATTGGAGAGTGCCGATCTTTTAATCGCGAAATTAGTTCATGAGAACACGGTTCTATCGCAGACGGTTGAGACCAGGACTAAGAAGAACCAGGGTTTGCAGGAACGTTTGCAATCAGTTGAAGAACGTGTAAAAGACCTGGAGTCCCGTGAGACGAAACAGGAAGAGAGTATCGAAATTGTGAAGGATTTATTCGAGCACTTGTGCGGCGTAAGAGTACACAAATCGTATGAAGACGATTCAGGGCTATGGTTTGATGCATCACAAGGTTCCAAAAATGGGATTATGGATTACAAATTAGGATTTATACGCAGTGAAAGTGCGCCGGGAACTGAGGTTGTTTATGTACCGTTATTGAAGCAGAGGTCTGCAGAAGAATTATCAACTTTACAAAAACAGTTACCGAGCTATATGTTCGATACGCTGAACTTTCCATTAAATGCACTATATCAATTTTATTCCAAGATGGCTAGAAGCTTAAGTAAAAAGATAGAATGAATTTCGCTATTGCAAAACCCAGTGGCCCTCTGAGTTGCAGACAAGACTTTTAAGCAATgtcttcttggtctctTTATCTCTGACGGTTTTAAGCATCTTGTAGAGTGAGCTTCCAGCTTCAAACTTTGGGAAGCCATCA contains these protein-coding regions:
- the CSM1 gene encoding Csm1p (similar to Saccharomyces cerevisiae CSM1 (YCR086W); ancestral locus Anc_6.364), producing MDALTQYKRALQEQLESADLLIAKLVHENTVLSQTVETRTKKNQGLQERLQSVEERVKDLESRETKQEESIEIVKDLFEHLCGVRVHKSYEDDSGLWFDASQGSKNGIMDYKLGFIRSESAPGTEVVYVPLLKQRSAEELSTLQKQLPSYMFDTLNFPLNALYQFYSKMARSLSKKIE